In the Deinococcus arcticus genome, one interval contains:
- a CDS encoding response regulator transcription factor → MNTVLVVDDEPSVRKVATAYLEREGFQVQTAADGLDGLRQAEAGGLALVVLDVMLPLMNGLEVCKQIRASSNVPIILLTARGEEFDRVLGLELGADDYVVKPFSPRELVARVKAILRRTSGEAAPLPVVYQDLRVDPVTRTVSLAGQTLDMSALEFDLLHELAKSPGRVFTRNELITRVWGEDFPGVDRVVDVHMVSLRRHLGESGQSPRFIQAVRGVGYRFGHAE, encoded by the coding sequence ATGAACACGGTGCTGGTGGTCGACGACGAACCAAGCGTGCGCAAAGTGGCTACCGCGTACCTGGAACGAGAAGGCTTCCAGGTGCAGACCGCTGCAGACGGACTTGACGGCCTACGGCAAGCGGAAGCTGGTGGACTGGCCCTGGTGGTGCTGGACGTGATGCTGCCCCTCATGAATGGCCTGGAAGTCTGCAAGCAAATCCGCGCGTCCTCCAACGTGCCCATCATCTTGCTCACGGCCAGGGGCGAAGAGTTTGACCGGGTCCTCGGTCTGGAACTCGGCGCGGACGATTATGTGGTCAAGCCGTTCAGCCCCCGTGAGCTGGTGGCCAGGGTCAAGGCCATCCTTCGACGAACCTCCGGAGAGGCGGCACCACTCCCAGTGGTGTATCAGGACTTGCGGGTTGATCCAGTGACCCGCACCGTTAGCCTGGCCGGGCAAACCCTGGACATGAGTGCGCTGGAATTTGATCTGCTGCATGAACTCGCCAAATCGCCTGGGCGGGTCTTTACGCGCAACGAGCTGATCACTCGCGTGTGGGGCGAGGATTTCCCTGGCGTGGACCGCGTGGTGGACGTGCACATGGTCAGCCTGCGCCGGCACCTGGGGGAATCTGGGCAATCGCCCCGGTTCATCCAGGCGGTTCGGGGGGTGGGGTACCGTTTTGGTCACGCAGAATAA
- a CDS encoding heavy-metal-associated domain-containing protein: MDRIEFAVPDMSCTACVMTLEALEDDLPGVRRATADYRRQRLTVEYDRTQVTAGEIALAVQALGYQPLPWPPKF, translated from the coding sequence ATGGACCGCATTGAATTCGCTGTTCCTGACATGAGCTGTACCGCCTGCGTGATGACCCTCGAAGCCCTTGAAGATGACCTGCCTGGTGTCCGGCGGGCGACCGCGGATTACCGGCGTCAGCGCCTGACGGTTGAATACGACAGGACGCAGGTCACCGCCGGTGAGATTGCATTGGCAGTCCAAGCGTTGGGCTACCAACCGCTGCCCTGGCCCCCCAAGTTTTGA
- a CDS encoding sensor histidine kinase, translating to MVTQNKAGPGARWGLRAKLLASYLAVIALAATTMIVIAEWTAPLFYKGHIDEMVQMFGITDIPEMRRQLSQGFTGAFGSALIVAGTVTLVVALIVSAFVSRQILRSVQRVSHASTRIAAGHYTERLPEMGRDELGELTHSFNRMAEALEATEVRRRELIGTVAHELRTPLTGMRGLTEGLLDGVFRIEEAGPDIIREIRRLERLTQDLSLVTQAEAGVIPVVPIPLSLASQARIACAQFERPFANKGLTLKLVVNHDVQVIADPDRFTQVLVNLLANALRHTQSGGATVWVGHHGKWGRAEVRDTGDGIASEDLPHVFERFYRSDQSRARDADERVGAGVGLTVSQHLIEAMGGAIHLASAEGKGTAVSIDLPMARQNELEAAPTRPA from the coding sequence TTGGTCACGCAGAATAAAGCCGGGCCGGGTGCCCGTTGGGGACTCCGCGCCAAACTGCTGGCGTCCTATCTCGCCGTGATCGCTTTGGCCGCCACCACCATGATCGTCATTGCTGAGTGGACCGCGCCGCTGTTTTACAAAGGACACATTGACGAAATGGTGCAGATGTTTGGCATCACCGATATCCCTGAGATGCGCCGTCAACTCTCCCAGGGCTTTACCGGGGCATTCGGCAGCGCCTTGATCGTCGCGGGCACCGTCACGCTCGTGGTCGCGCTGATCGTCAGTGCCTTCGTGAGCCGGCAGATCCTGCGCTCCGTCCAGCGGGTCAGTCATGCCAGCACCCGGATCGCCGCCGGGCATTACACCGAGCGCCTGCCAGAAATGGGCCGGGATGAATTGGGGGAACTGACCCACAGCTTTAACCGCATGGCGGAAGCGCTCGAAGCCACAGAGGTGCGCCGGCGGGAACTGATCGGTACCGTCGCGCATGAGCTGCGCACGCCGCTCACCGGGATGCGGGGTCTCACCGAAGGCCTGCTGGACGGGGTATTCCGCATTGAGGAGGCCGGACCAGACATCATCCGCGAGATCCGGCGCTTGGAGCGGCTCACGCAGGACCTCTCGCTCGTTACCCAGGCTGAGGCCGGCGTGATTCCCGTGGTGCCGATCCCTCTATCGCTCGCCTCCCAGGCCCGGATTGCCTGCGCTCAGTTTGAGCGGCCATTCGCCAACAAAGGCCTCACGCTCAAGCTGGTTGTGAATCATGACGTCCAGGTGATTGCTGACCCTGACCGATTCACCCAGGTGCTGGTGAATCTCCTCGCTAACGCACTGCGTCACACGCAGAGCGGGGGCGCCACAGTATGGGTCGGCCATCACGGAAAGTGGGGACGGGCCGAGGTGCGGGATACCGGTGACGGAATCGCGTCGGAAGACCTGCCACACGTGTTCGAACGCTTTTACCGCTCTGACCAGTCACGTGCCCGTGACGCCGACGAACGTGTGGGCGCCGGTGTGGGCTTGACAGTGTCCCAGCACCTGATCGAAGCCATGGGCGGCGCCATACACCTGGCCAGTGCTGAGGGGAAAGGCACGGCGGTGAGCATCGATCTCCCGATGGCCCGTCAGAACGAACTGGAAGCGGCCCCGACCCGCCCGGCGTAG